The Corynebacterium poyangense genome includes a window with the following:
- the ramA gene encoding acetate metabolism transcriptional regulator RamA, which produces MDFQRIRDDDEAIRAALTTLKTTTGIPVTMYATLLSDNRLQITQWVGLRTPALHNLIIEPGVGVGGRVVSTRRPVGVSDYTRAKVISHENDRHIQDEGLHSIVAVPVIVHREIRGVLYVGVHSPVRLGDKVIEEVTMTGRNLEQDLAVNSAMRRVEGGKPGVAKAGRVMNGAEWEQVRSTHTKLRMLANRLEDDNVRKELEILCEQLVTPVRVKQSAKLSARELDVLSCVALGHTNVEAAEEMGIGAETVKSYLRSVMRKLGAHTRYEAVNAARRIGALP; this is translated from the coding sequence GTGGATTTCCAGCGCATCAGAGATGATGATGAAGCAATTAGGGCGGCCCTGACCACCTTAAAAACAACGACGGGCATCCCCGTTACGATGTATGCCACGCTGCTTTCTGACAACCGATTGCAGATTACTCAATGGGTTGGATTAAGAACCCCCGCATTGCACAACCTCATTATCGAGCCAGGGGTTGGGGTAGGTGGCCGAGTGGTCAGCACCCGCCGGCCAGTTGGGGTCAGTGACTACACCAGAGCCAAAGTGATCTCTCACGAAAATGATCGCCATATCCAGGACGAAGGTCTTCACTCCATCGTGGCTGTCCCGGTGATTGTGCATCGCGAAATCCGCGGTGTGCTGTATGTCGGTGTTCATTCGCCAGTGCGGTTGGGGGACAAGGTTATTGAAGAAGTAACAATGACTGGCCGAAACTTGGAGCAAGATTTGGCAGTCAACTCCGCTATGCGTCGGGTGGAGGGTGGAAAGCCTGGAGTGGCTAAAGCTGGCAGGGTCATGAATGGTGCCGAGTGGGAGCAGGTCCGCTCAACTCACACGAAATTACGCATGTTGGCAAATCGTCTGGAAGACGACAATGTTCGCAAAGAGCTAGAAATTCTCTGTGAACAATTGGTCACCCCAGTTCGGGTGAAGCAATCAGCCAAGCTCTCCGCACGGGAACTCGATGTCCTTTCTTGTGTGGCTTTGGGGCACACCAATGTTGAAGCAGCAGAAGAAATGGGGATCGGAGCAGAAACTGTTAAAAGCTATCTGCGTTCGGTGATGCGGAAGCTAGGAGCACATACGCGCTATGAAGCGGTAAATGCCGCACGACGAATCGGGGCTTTACCCTAG
- the murA gene encoding UDP-N-acetylglucosamine 1-carboxyvinyltransferase — protein sequence MKDSFLVTGGARLQGAVKVSGAKNSVLKLMAAALLAEGTTTLRNCPEILDVPLMKKVLEGLGCEVVIDGSTVYITTPGLPCSDADFEAVRQFRASVCVLGPLTARCGRAVVALPGGDAIGSRPLDMHQSGLEKMGATTKIRHGAVVAEVADRLHGARIALDFPSVGATENILTAAVLADGQTILDNAAREPEIIDLCEMLMSMGAQIHGVGTSTITIDGVGKLHPTEHEVIGDRIVAGTWAYAAAMTRGDITVAGIAPSHLHLALEKLKVAGAEVETYNHGFRVRMDRRPSAVDYQTLPFPGFPTDLQPMAIGIAAIADGTSVITENVFESRFRFVDEMLRLGADASVDGHHVVIRGIEQLSSTAVWSSDIRAGAGLVLAALVADGQTEVHDVYHIDRGYPNFVENLQSLGAQVERVHH from the coding sequence GTGAAGGACAGTTTTCTTGTGACCGGAGGCGCCCGGCTTCAGGGTGCGGTAAAAGTTAGCGGAGCAAAAAATAGTGTGCTGAAGCTGATGGCGGCAGCACTGCTGGCTGAGGGGACCACCACGCTGAGGAACTGTCCGGAAATACTGGATGTTCCACTCATGAAGAAGGTGTTAGAAGGCCTCGGTTGTGAGGTCGTGATCGACGGATCTACGGTGTATATCACTACCCCCGGTCTCCCGTGTAGTGATGCTGACTTTGAAGCCGTCCGGCAATTCCGGGCTTCGGTGTGTGTTCTCGGCCCGTTGACTGCTAGGTGCGGTAGGGCGGTTGTCGCGCTGCCGGGAGGAGACGCCATAGGCTCTCGGCCGCTAGACATGCATCAGTCAGGGCTAGAGAAAATGGGCGCTACCACGAAAATTCGACATGGGGCCGTAGTTGCTGAGGTTGCAGATCGCCTTCATGGGGCCCGAATAGCGCTGGATTTCCCCTCTGTAGGGGCCACGGAGAATATTCTCACCGCAGCTGTGCTTGCAGACGGGCAAACCATTTTGGATAACGCTGCCCGGGAACCGGAAATCATTGACCTTTGTGAAATGCTGATGTCTATGGGGGCGCAGATTCATGGGGTGGGGACAAGCACCATCACCATCGACGGGGTAGGGAAACTTCACCCCACCGAGCATGAGGTGATTGGGGATAGAATTGTGGCTGGGACGTGGGCTTATGCTGCCGCCATGACCCGCGGGGATATTACTGTTGCTGGCATCGCTCCCAGCCATTTGCACTTGGCTCTAGAAAAGCTCAAAGTTGCTGGGGCAGAGGTAGAGACCTATAACCACGGTTTTCGGGTAAGAATGGACCGACGTCCAAGCGCGGTGGACTATCAAACCCTGCCGTTCCCAGGTTTCCCCACCGACCTTCAACCCATGGCTATTGGGATCGCAGCCATTGCCGACGGAACCTCCGTCATTACTGAAAACGTCTTTGAGTCGAGATTCCGTTTTGTTGATGAGATGCTTCGACTCGGGGCAGATGCCAGCGTTGATGGTCACCACGTCGTTATCCGGGGAATAGAGCAACTTTCTTCAACTGCGGTGTGGAGCTCAGATATCCGAGCCGGGGCTGGTTTAGTTCTGGCGGCACTAGTAGCCGACGGCCAAACCGAGGTTCATGACGTCTACCACATTGACCGGGGCTACCCGAATTTCGTCGAAAACCTCCAAAGCCTCGGTGCACAGGTCGAAAGAGTCCACCACTAA